One genomic window of Pelagicoccus enzymogenes includes the following:
- a CDS encoding HAD family hydrolase, producing the protein MTTSTSTSPFHPIRAVAIDLDGTLLSPDHSISAENRAAIEAMHDAGVEIILASGRHYQSMLPFARSLPQVRYMVSAQGAYASDVDNTQTFFESHMPTADAKAAIAFGLENELSIVAYAATGLYSLTPPSQWLDYYTKLAGITPTPTTPEAILEESIFKIVYFEESERLDSVQKHPFLRDSQLYTVRSMDNIFEQADPKTSKASALKPLIAHLGIDASELATFGDGNNDIPMFEFSGFSAAMDRAWAAPKQAATLVTPDGPPETSFARAVQAMQEHYQI; encoded by the coding sequence ATGACCACGTCCACCAGCACTTCTCCTTTTCACCCAATCCGGGCCGTCGCCATCGACCTCGACGGCACCTTGCTCTCGCCCGACCACAGCATCAGCGCCGAAAACCGGGCCGCCATCGAGGCCATGCACGACGCCGGAGTGGAAATCATCCTCGCCTCCGGCCGCCACTACCAAAGCATGCTGCCCTTCGCCCGCAGCCTACCGCAAGTCCGCTACATGGTCTCCGCCCAAGGCGCCTACGCCTCCGACGTGGACAACACCCAAACCTTCTTCGAGTCGCACATGCCGACCGCCGACGCCAAGGCAGCCATCGCATTCGGCCTCGAAAACGAGCTCTCCATCGTCGCCTACGCCGCCACCGGCCTCTACTCCCTCACCCCTCCCTCCCAGTGGCTCGACTACTATACGAAGCTCGCCGGCATCACTCCCACGCCCACCACGCCGGAGGCCATCCTCGAGGAATCCATCTTCAAGATCGTCTACTTCGAGGAGAGCGAACGACTCGACTCCGTGCAAAAACACCCGTTCCTGCGCGACAGCCAGCTCTACACCGTGCGCTCCATGGACAACATCTTCGAGCAAGCCGATCCCAAGACTTCCAAAGCGTCCGCCCTCAAGCCGCTCATCGCCCACCTCGGCATCGACGCCTCCGAGTTGGCCACTTTCGGCGACGGCAACAACGACATCCCCATGTTCGAATTCTCCGGATTCTCCGCCGCCATGGACCGAGCCTGGGCCGCCCCCAAGCAAGCAGCCACCCTCGTCACCCCAGACGGTCCCCCCGAAACCTCCTTCGCCCGCGCCGTGCAAGCCATGCAGGAGCACTACCAAATATAG
- a CDS encoding alkaline phosphatase family protein — translation MQRLAVINVVGLTQGLIGPHTPRIQKHATAHNSAYVKPAFPAVTCTAQSDYLTGTTASQHGIVANGWYNRDYSEIQFWKQSNHLVQQPKLWEKLRDANPGFTTAKLFWWYNMYSSAEYTITPRPMYPADGRKVFDVYTQPMGMREEIKSDLGDFPFFTFWGPKAGIPCSQWIAKSAQWVEEKHSPDLNLVYLPHLDYNLQRLGPIHPDIAQDLQEIDTVVGELLDFFESRNVQVVLLSEYGITQVETPIHINRALREKGWITVKDELGLEQLDAGASKAFAVADHQVAHIYLNDPQLEPQVREAVAALPGVAQVLDRQQQADAGIAHERSGDLIAVSQENAWFTYYYWLDDALAPDFARTIDIHRKAGYDPVELFIDPKIKFPPAKIAKFLLKKKLGFRALLDVIPLDATLVKGSHGTCPKNRSDWPVYISPQNLPDQLTSPQVHHQLLAHFQR, via the coding sequence ATGCAACGTCTCGCAGTCATCAACGTAGTCGGACTCACCCAAGGCCTCATCGGCCCCCACACGCCCCGTATCCAAAAACACGCTACCGCTCATAACTCCGCCTACGTCAAGCCCGCCTTCCCCGCCGTCACCTGTACCGCCCAGTCCGACTACCTCACCGGAACCACCGCATCCCAACACGGCATCGTCGCCAACGGCTGGTACAACCGCGACTACTCCGAGATCCAATTCTGGAAACAATCCAACCACCTCGTCCAGCAACCCAAGCTCTGGGAAAAGCTCCGCGACGCCAACCCCGGCTTCACAACCGCCAAGCTTTTCTGGTGGTATAACATGTATTCCAGCGCCGAATACACCATCACCCCCCGGCCCATGTATCCCGCCGACGGACGCAAAGTCTTCGACGTCTACACCCAGCCCATGGGCATGCGAGAGGAGATCAAGTCCGACCTCGGCGACTTCCCCTTCTTCACCTTCTGGGGCCCAAAAGCCGGAATCCCCTGCTCCCAATGGATCGCCAAATCCGCCCAATGGGTCGAAGAAAAACACAGCCCAGACCTCAACCTCGTCTACCTCCCCCACCTCGACTACAATCTCCAGCGCCTCGGTCCCATTCACCCCGACATCGCCCAAGACCTGCAAGAAATCGACACCGTCGTCGGCGAGCTACTCGACTTCTTCGAATCTCGAAACGTGCAAGTCGTATTGCTCTCCGAATACGGCATCACCCAAGTAGAGACCCCCATCCACATCAACCGCGCCCTGCGAGAAAAAGGCTGGATCACCGTCAAAGACGAGCTCGGCCTCGAACAACTCGACGCCGGAGCCAGCAAAGCCTTCGCCGTCGCCGACCACCAAGTCGCCCACATCTACCTCAACGATCCCCAGCTCGAACCCCAAGTCCGCGAAGCCGTGGCCGCCCTCCCCGGCGTCGCCCAGGTCCTCGACCGCCAACAGCAAGCCGACGCCGGTATCGCCCACGAGCGTAGCGGCGACCTCATCGCCGTGTCACAAGAAAACGCCTGGTTCACCTACTACTACTGGCTCGACGACGCCCTCGCCCCCGACTTCGCCCGCACCATCGACATCCACCGCAAAGCCGGCTACGACCCCGTCGAGCTCTTCATCGACCCCAAGATAAAATTTCCGCCCGCCAAGATCGCCAAGTTCCTTTTGAAGAAAAAGCTCGGCTTCCGCGCCCTGCTCGACGTCATCCCCCTCGACGCCACCCTCGTCAAAGGCTCCCACGGCACCTGCCCAAAAAACCGCTCCGACTGGCCCGTCTACATCTCCCCGCAAAACCTGCCCGACCAACTCACCTCCCCCCAAGTCCACCACCAACTCCTCGCCCACTTCCAGAGGTAG
- a CDS encoding 3-dehydroquinate synthase, with product MTFASIEHAIAIPYQLRVLFTENAFATDNPLLRNLLCSKESGSRRKAIFYLDEGVAAANPQLVPQIQAYFQHHNEDLNLRGIHLLPAGEPIKNNTDYLKEIYAQIEEQKICRHSYLIAIGGGALLDTVGFAAATAHRGIRHIRFPTTTLGQGDAGVGVKNGFNFRGKKNFVGTFAPPFAVVNDFAFLDTLPEKHLRNGYIEAIKVALIRDATFFDWIESQANALNAFQPAAVRELVHRSAQHHVTHIATSGDPFEMGSVRPLDFGHWAAHKLEQLSDFRISHGEAVAIGIAIDTLYSQKMGYLDQASVDRILNLITKLKLPTYAPELEQKTADQQNATLAGLEEFREHLGGLLTITLLKQIGQRFEVHEMDTEKILQSIQDLPR from the coding sequence ATGACTTTTGCTAGCATCGAACACGCCATCGCCATCCCCTACCAGCTGCGCGTCCTCTTCACCGAAAACGCCTTCGCCACCGATAACCCGCTCCTGCGCAACCTGCTCTGCTCCAAGGAATCCGGCTCCCGCCGCAAAGCCATCTTCTACCTCGACGAAGGCGTCGCTGCCGCCAATCCCCAGCTCGTCCCCCAGATCCAAGCCTACTTCCAACACCACAATGAAGACCTAAACCTGCGCGGCATCCACCTGCTCCCCGCCGGCGAACCCATCAAGAACAACACCGACTACCTCAAGGAAATCTACGCCCAGATCGAAGAGCAAAAGATCTGCCGCCACTCCTACCTCATCGCCATCGGAGGCGGAGCCCTGCTCGACACCGTCGGCTTTGCCGCCGCCACCGCCCACCGCGGCATCCGCCATATCCGCTTTCCCACTACAACCCTCGGCCAAGGCGACGCCGGAGTCGGGGTCAAAAACGGCTTCAACTTCCGCGGCAAGAAAAACTTCGTCGGCACCTTCGCCCCGCCCTTCGCCGTCGTAAACGACTTCGCCTTCCTCGACACCCTTCCCGAAAAGCACCTGCGCAACGGCTATATCGAAGCCATCAAAGTCGCCCTCATCCGCGACGCCACCTTCTTCGACTGGATCGAAAGCCAAGCCAACGCCCTCAACGCCTTCCAGCCCGCCGCCGTGCGCGAGCTCGTGCACCGCTCCGCCCAACACCACGTCACCCACATCGCCACCTCCGGCGACCCCTTCGAGATGGGCTCCGTTCGCCCCCTCGACTTCGGGCATTGGGCCGCCCACAAGCTCGAGCAACTCTCCGACTTCCGCATCTCCCACGGCGAGGCCGTCGCCATCGGCATCGCCATCGACACTCTCTACTCCCAAAAGATGGGCTACCTCGACCAAGCCAGCGTCGACCGTATCCTAAACCTCATTACCAAGCTCAAGCTCCCCACCTACGCCCCCGAGCTCGAACAAAAAACCGCCGACCAGCAAAACGCCACCCTCGCCGGACTCGAAGAATTCCGCGAACACCTCGGCGGTCTCCTCACAATAACTCTCTTAAAACAAATCGGCCAACGCTTCGAAGTCCACGAAATGGATACCGAAAAAATCCTCCAATCCATCCAAGACCTGCCGAGGTAG
- a CDS encoding UbiA family prenyltransferase — translation MLRTHLTLARASNLPTVWSNILCAWIIVGGYSTLQLASYLVGASLLYIGGMYLNDYCDREIDALQRAERPIPTGKIAAATVRNFAFAQLALGFAAIAWTGLLNDPGPTQWLPSAFAAGVVLCIVLYDTNHKGNPIAPIFMAACRALLYLAVASAFANGIDANNLIATGTIFVFVMGVTFLARTEATTNAIDYPALAMIAAPALGAIYYNSHGFTAEQTAALALFIAWIARSFLRARVDGRLVIGKTIGPLLASIPLLDLTILATLSLATHGHLVLFAVLFALTTAAQRLIPAT, via the coding sequence ATGCTCCGTACTCATCTAACCCTTGCACGCGCCTCCAACTTGCCAACCGTCTGGTCCAACATCCTCTGCGCCTGGATCATCGTCGGCGGCTACAGCACCTTGCAACTCGCCAGCTACCTCGTCGGAGCCAGCCTCCTCTACATCGGCGGCATGTACCTCAACGACTACTGCGATCGCGAAATCGACGCCCTGCAACGCGCCGAACGCCCCATCCCCACCGGAAAAATCGCCGCCGCCACCGTCCGCAACTTCGCCTTCGCCCAACTCGCCCTCGGCTTCGCCGCCATCGCCTGGACCGGCCTGCTCAACGACCCCGGCCCCACCCAATGGCTCCCCTCTGCCTTCGCCGCAGGCGTCGTCCTCTGCATCGTCCTCTACGACACCAACCACAAGGGCAACCCCATCGCCCCCATCTTCATGGCAGCTTGCCGCGCCCTGCTCTACTTGGCCGTGGCTTCCGCTTTCGCCAACGGCATCGACGCCAACAATCTCATCGCCACCGGCACCATCTTCGTCTTCGTCATGGGCGTCACCTTCCTCGCCCGCACCGAAGCCACCACCAATGCCATCGACTACCCTGCCCTCGCCATGATCGCAGCTCCCGCTCTCGGCGCTATCTACTACAACAGCCACGGTTTCACCGCGGAACAAACCGCCGCCCTCGCCCTCTTTATCGCCTGGATCGCCCGTTCCTTCCTGCGAGCCCGCGTCGACGGACGTCTCGTCATCGGAAAAACCATCGGCCCCCTGCTCGCCTCCATCCCCCTGCTCGACCTCACCATTCTCGCCACCCTCAGCCTCGCCACCCATGGACACCTCGTCCTATTCGCCGTCCTCTTTGCCCTCACCACCGCCGCCCAACGCTTGATCCCCGCAACCTGA
- the eboE gene encoding metabolite traffic protein EboE, which translates to MRLQHNAHLAYCTNVHPGKDWEQTFRSLQQDVLAVRRNVCPDSEYAIGLRLSASAAQELSQAQALTAFKRWLEDNHCYVFTINGFPYGDFHGTRVKEQVYRPDWTTQDRLDYTKLLFELLTQFLPKGESGSVSTLPGSFKRFIDSPEQHAAIHQNLYQLYQHIEKLSEKTGHDLHLGLEPEPLGLFENTDESLAFYEQFLQGRADADAIRQRIGINYDTCHFALEYEDPATALERFSAHNIRISKIHLSSALKVRELNPTTLDQLETFCEPTYLHQVLAATHSPTHASEFTIQRYEDLPDALDAHRADRDTADEWRIHFHIPLHSAPQAPLLSTNDHLLGTLDYISRNPKICQHFEMETYTWAVMPPQLHSKTVVEQVTAEYQWLIPQLKNRSLI; encoded by the coding sequence ATGCGCCTTCAGCACAACGCTCACCTCGCCTACTGCACAAACGTCCACCCGGGAAAGGACTGGGAACAAACCTTCCGCTCACTCCAGCAAGACGTGCTCGCCGTTCGCCGAAACGTGTGCCCAGACAGCGAATACGCTATCGGACTACGCCTCAGCGCTTCCGCCGCCCAAGAGCTCTCCCAAGCCCAAGCCCTCACCGCCTTCAAACGCTGGCTCGAAGACAACCACTGCTACGTCTTCACCATCAACGGCTTCCCCTATGGCGACTTTCACGGCACCCGCGTGAAAGAACAAGTCTATCGCCCCGATTGGACGACCCAAGATCGCCTCGACTACACGAAGCTGCTTTTCGAGCTGCTTACTCAATTCCTCCCCAAAGGCGAATCCGGCTCCGTATCCACCCTGCCCGGCTCCTTCAAGCGCTTCATCGATTCGCCCGAGCAACACGCAGCCATCCACCAAAACCTGTATCAGCTTTACCAACACATCGAGAAACTCTCCGAAAAAACCGGGCACGACCTTCACCTCGGCCTCGAACCCGAACCCCTCGGGCTTTTCGAAAATACCGACGAAAGCCTCGCATTCTACGAGCAATTCCTCCAAGGACGCGCCGACGCCGACGCCATCCGCCAACGCATCGGCATCAACTACGACACCTGCCACTTCGCCCTCGAATACGAAGACCCCGCCACCGCCCTCGAGCGCTTCTCCGCCCACAACATTCGCATCTCCAAAATCCACCTCTCCTCCGCCCTCAAGGTACGCGAACTCAACCCCACCACTCTCGACCAACTAGAAACCTTCTGCGAGCCCACCTACCTCCACCAAGTCCTCGCCGCCACCCACTCGCCAACTCACGCTTCAGAATTCACCATTCAGCGCTACGAAGACCTCCCCGACGCCCTCGACGCCCACCGCGCCGACCGTGACACAGCCGACGAATGGCGTATCCACTTTCACATCCCCCTCCACTCAGCCCCCCAAGCCCCCCTTCTTTCGACTAACGATCATCTCCTCGGCACCCTCGACTACATCTCAAGAAACCCAAAAATCTGCCAACACTTCGAAATGGAGACCTATACTTGGGCCGTAATGCCACCTCAACTACACAGCAAAACTGTGGTCGAGCAAGTTACCGCCGAATACCAGTGGCTCATCCCTCAGCTCAAAAACCGCAGCCTGATCTAA